A stretch of Acropora muricata isolate sample 2 chromosome 7, ASM3666990v1, whole genome shotgun sequence DNA encodes these proteins:
- the LOC136922042 gene encoding bifunctional peptidase and arginyl-hydroxylase JMJD5-like — protein MARFYSATFLITILVIVYLGNNSTSSNNLPDFPPKLILSGDQEFPTGHLQPLGHQCAPDGPVKEYNVSLRPEVFWQEHVKSSVPMVLRQGIGKSPALSTWTDDHLRETYGDLDLLIELKEEDRSHSTRRMNMADFLARYKDDDIYAVTVLPDPMRKEVQVPSCLLCGSFLDYVHETNFWMSSGGTRSVVHFDADHNLHCMVAGRKDFIMIEKKYYTDLYFIEQKQYSGSAFSEIDPNKIDLMKFPNVSRVPWTYATLRPGDCIYIPAEYIHQVRSYHRSISATILFTCGPSLKAPFEPKGCDKDIFKYKALSDVNVHWTYNKGDALIEMGFMNIEVLRHSIINTFNQRNGENFTKEIFIEFWNQHREEAIENEEDPRNKKPGEIFDWLDSKGKGVITKAEVLNFSKETLKKLAKLIDPPHGPLAEKQNSVSEKEQTLHSEL, from the exons ATGGCAAGATTTTATTCTGCAACTTTCTTGATAACAATATTAGTAATTGTTTATCTGGGTAACAATTCAACAAGTTCGAACAATCTTCCTGATTTCCcaccaaaattaattttgtctgGAGATCAAGAATTTCCCACGGGACATCTCCAGCCTCTTGGTCATCAGTGTGCTCCCGATGGACCTGTTAAAGAATATAATGTTTCTCTAAGACCAGAAGTATTCTGGCAGGAACATGTGAAGAGCTCAGTTCCTATGGTCTTACGTCAAGGAATTGGAAAGTCGCCTGCGTTATCTACGTGGACTGATGATCATTTAAGAGAGACCTACGGCGATCTGGATTTACTGATAGAATTAAAAGAAGAAGATCGTTCGCATTCCACCAGAAGAATGAACATGGCAGATTTTCTTGCTCGTTACAAAGACGATGATATTTATGCTGTGACTGTTTTACCAGATCCAATGAGGAAAGAAGTTCAG GTGCCCAGTTGTCTACTCTGTGGATCTTTCCTTGATTATGTTCATGAAACCAATTTCTGGATGAGTTCTGGTGGGACACGCTCAGTTGTTCATTTTGATGCAGATCATAATCTACATTGTATGGTTGCTGGACGCAAGGACTTTATCATGATTGAAAAAAAGTATTACACAGACTTGTACTTTATAGAACAG AAGCAATATTCTGGTTCTGCATTTTCTGAAATTGACCCAAACAAGATTGAtttgatgaaatttccaaatgtgTCACGAGTACCATGGACATATGCAACACTAAGACCAGGAGATTGTATATACATTCCAGCAG AATACATACATCAAGTCAGATCTTACCACAGATCCATATCAGCAACAATTCTGTTCACATGTGGCCCTTCCTTAAAAGCACCATTTGAACCGAAAGGATGTGACAAGGACATTTTTAAGTACAAAGCTCTAAGTGATGTGAATGTGCATTGGACTTACAACAAAGGAGATGCACTCATTGAGATGGGTTTTATGAACATAGAAGTTTTGCGTCACAGCATCATTAACACATTTAACCAGAGAAATGGTGAAAACTTCACAAAAGAGATCTTCATTGAGTTCTGGAATCAACACAGGGAAgaagcaattgaaaatgaagAGGATCCCAGAAATAAGAAACCAGGTGAAATTTTCGACTGGCTGGACTCCAAGGGTAAAGGGGTTATTACAAAAGCTGAAGTGCTAAACTTTTCTAAAGAGACCCTGAAAAAACTTGCAAAGTTAATTGACCCCCCTCATGGACCGttggctgaaaaacaaaactcaGTTTCTGAAAAAGAGCAAACTTTGCATAGTGAACTTTAA
- the LOC136922070 gene encoding protein FAM8A1-like produces MKPCFHSRTHFFLYFSCKTIMADNIVENDNSHEEHPPTAMGKSQNTESSSSQYGSTNYFLQQNTALSQSQEPWTVLWYWLSAQYYQQYYYQLYSYAHYWQTVASQSVYQGALQPQSSYSQPGLNNQGSEAARTGQHPQRNENNEQINHGVGLLQGMAAPWLFPGQQTVTTACEVYIAPISKRVYAELLDFVFLYLTKVLVLSIFYDDLERYNKLQYMLITNDAASLKVIEELLIQALVYRLMVFAYEVFFLMGGLGGSVGGATPGKYLMGLSAIASDSVTTILTDAEGKKVRIMPGGNLGFWRSFTRALVKNCSMTFLFPVFLTILFFQHNRTIYDVISNSTIVVNSSTRPRPQANQHRQF; encoded by the exons ATGAAAccttgttttcattctcgtacCCATTTTTTTCTCTACTTTAGTTGCAAGACAATCATGGCGGATAACATTGTAGAAAACGACAACTCACATGAGGAACATCCGCCAACAGCCATGGGAAAGTCTCAAAATACGGAATCTTCATCAAGTCAGTATGGTAGTACTAACTACTTTCTTCAACAAAATACAGCGTTGTCCCAGTCACAGGAGCCATGGACTGTACTTTGGTACTGGCTTTCTGCTCAGTATTACCAGCAGTACTATTATCAACTTTATTCATATGCGcattattggcaaacagtggcTTCTCAGTCCGTGTACCAAGGAGCTCTGCAGCCGCAAAGCAGCTATTCTCAGCCTGGATTAAACAATCAGGGATCTGAGGCAGCTCGTACTGGCCAACATCCTCAACGGAATGAAAACAACGAACAGATAAATCATGGCGTCGGTTTGCTACAAGGGATGGCGGCACCTTGGCTTTTTCCAGGGCAACAAACAGTTACAACAG CCTGTGAAGTTTACATTGCTCCAATCTCCAAAAGAGTTTATGCAGAGTTACTTGATTTTGTCTTCTTGTACCTGACCAAAGTACTTGTGCTGTCAATCTTTTA TGATGATTTGGAGAGGTATAATAAACTACAGTATATGTTGATAACCAATGATGCAGCAAGTCTCAAAGTTATTGAAGAACTTCTTATACAAGCTTTAGTGTACAGACTAATGGTGTTTGCATATGAG GTGTTTTTTCTCATGGGAGGTCTGGGTGGCAGTGTTGGCGGAGCCACCCCTGGCAAGTATCTTATGGGATTATCAGCAATTGCATCTGATTCTGTTACAACAATATTAACTGATGCAGAAGGCAAGAAAGTTAGGATTATGCCAGGAGGAAACCTTGGTTTCTGGAG gtcttTTACAAGGGCACTGGTGAAAAACTGCTCCATGACATTCCTTTTTCCAGTGTTTTTAACTATTCTGTTTTTCCAACACAATCGCACAATCTATGACGTTATTTCAAACTCAACAATAGTCGTCAACAGTTCCACTAGGCCAAGACCACAGGCTAACCAGCATAGACAATTTTAG
- the LOC136922064 gene encoding membrane-spanning 4-domains subfamily A member 8-like isoform X2, producing the protein MAQCRASSLRVLALTQMVIGALVIIFGILCIITVRHWTSYVGFGIWTGIWVVITGILGFLGAKHDNSPNKCLIGCFMGFSITACVISGIMFICYGFAVSYFSEKLRMYNMFGNEFYYYSPYRAKVGAGFSSCQLILSIVEFFISLASSISCCSAICCGTSAVSSGSANQQVLYMQTGTQQIYSGGQSGVVIIQPTGAVGTAWPPDFTNAGQQTVFIPQQPPGYWAVPHTISLSHAGTTMPTQSQVQPLKEQEMPPPYNFTETGNVSSSATADGAQGAHAGTVQV; encoded by the exons ATGGCACAGTGTAGGGCATCTTCGTTGCGCGTTTTGGCCCTAACACAGATGGTGATCGGCGCGTTGGTGATTATTTTTGGCATTCTTTGTATAATAACAGTACGTCACTGGACTTCATACGTTGGTTTTGGTATCTGGACCGGAATTTGG GTGGTCATTACTGGAATTTTAGGGTTTTTGGGGGCAAAGCATGACAACAGCCCAAACAAATGTTTG ATTGGGTGCTTCATGGGTTTTTCCATCACAGCTTGTGTGATCTCTGGCATCATGTTCATCTGTTATGGCTTTGCTGTCTCTtatttttctgaaaaacttcGCATGTACAATATGTTTGGAAATGAGTTCTATTATTATTCACCCTACCGAGCTAAAGTTGGTGCTGGTTTTTCATCTTGCCAGTTAATTTTGTCCATCGTGGAGTTTTTCATTTCTCTTGCATCATCCATCAGCTGCTGCAGTGCTATTTGTTGTGGTACTTCTGCCGTTAGTTCT GGTTCAGCTAACCAGCAAGTTCTGTATATGCAAACAGGCACTCAACAAATTTATTCAGGGGGTCAGTCTGGTGTCGTGATCATTCAACCAACAGGTGCTGTGGGAACTGCATGGCCCCCTGACTTCACAAATGCAGGACAGCAAACTGTGTTCATTCCTCAGCAG CCTCCAGGGTATTGGGCTGTTCCACATACAATATCTTTGTCACATGCTGGAACTACTATGCCAACCCAATCTCAAGTTCAG CCATTAAAGGAACAGGAAATGCCACCGCCGTATAATTTCACGGAGACAGGAAATGTTTCCTCTTCAGCAACAGCTGATGGAGCTCAGGGTGCACATGCTGGCACAGTACAAGTATGA
- the LOC136922034 gene encoding peroxisomal acyl-coenzyme A oxidase 1-like — protein MTAGASKVNPDLAQEREKASFNPTELTHLIYGGREKTERKRYLESLLLTDPVFNKDDSYVLDRSYAYDRGCQKALYMLKLLKKYNISKEEDIEILERFSEAALPYGLSKSMFIPTLKSQGSQEQKAKWLPLAESFQIIGTYAQTELGHGSNVRGLETTATYNKETKEFVIHSPSLSACKWWPGNMGKSSNFATVPARLIVDSKDHGIQMFLVQLRDLQTHQPMPGITVGDIGPKFGANAVDNGFVMFDHVRIPLNQMLMGLSKLSPDGTFSKPVNSKLMYGTMSKVRAGIVWQSFWLLSKAITIAVRYSAVRRQNHLKPGEQETQIINYKMQQFKLLPGLATAYAIRFALYHVMSLYQEAQKRISAGDLSILPEFHAITSGLKAFSTATSMRHIETCRLACGGHGYLLCSALPDLYKIINAACTYEGDNDVLYLQVARYLMKVASKVQKGETLSPSLSFFSQTPKQCAVTNANQFLDPQVQAKIYEDRTASEVRTVAEKLEKKVISGMDLSDAQNELSVDLVHCAKHYSHCVLVLFLLKSMEKLSGIISPHLQQVLKSLSDLFVLFGIAENSGSFMEAGILDGHHVQAIRQQIFTLLEILRPEAVALVDAFDYSDYVLNSALGRFDGNVYEDLFKRAQASTMNQQQVPSAYYKYLHPLMNSQISKL, from the exons ATGACTGCTGGTGCTAGCAAAGTGAACCCTGATTTAGCCCAAGAAAGAGAGAAGGCTTCTTTTAACCCTACAGAGCTGACCCACTTGATTTATGGTGGACGAGAAAAAACTGAGAGGAAAAGGTATCTTG aGTCCTTGTTGCTGACtgatccagtttttaacaaGGATGACAGTTATGTGCTTGACAGGAGCTATGCCTATGATAGAGGTTGTCAAAAAGCTTTGTACATGTTGAAACTTTTGAAGAAGTATAACATCTCCAAAGAAGAGGATATTGAAATTTTAGAAAG ATTTTCAGAAGCAGCTCTTCCATATGGTTTAAGCAAGTCAATGTTTATTCCAACGTTGAAG AGTCAAGGATCACAAGAACAGAAGGCCAAATGGCTTCCTCTTGCTGAGTCTTTTCAGATAATTGGAACATATGCACAAACTGAGCTTGGCCATG gtTCAAATGTTCGAGGGTTGGAGACTACAGCAACCTACAATAAAGAAACTAAGGAGTTTGTAATTCACTCACCATCACTTTCAGCATGCAAATGGTGGCCAGGAAACA tgGGAAAATCTTCTAATTTTGCAACTGTGCCTGCTCGACTTATTGTGGATAGTAAAGATCATGGAATACAGATGTTCTTAGTTCAGCTGCGAGATTTACAAACTCATCAACCAATGCCAG GTATTACAGTAGGTGATATTGGACCCAAATTTGGTGCAAATGCAGTTGATAATGGCTTTGTAATGTTTGATCATGTGCGTATTCCACTCAATCAGATGCTCATGGGCCTTTCAAAG CTTTCACCAGATGGCACCTTCTCAAAGCCTGTAAATTCAAAACTTATGTATGGGACCATGAGTAAAGTGCGAGCAGGGATTGTTTGGCAATCATTCTGGCTGTTGTCCAAAGCCATCACCATTGCTGTTCGGTACAGTGCTGTTCGTCGACAGAATCATCTTAAACCTGG TGAGCAAGAGACACAGATAATTAATTACAAAATGCAGCAATTCAAATTGCTTCCAGGGCTTGCTACAGCCTATGCTATAAGGTTTGCTCTTTATCATGTGATGAGTTTATATCAAGAAGCACAAAAGAGAATTTCTGCAGGAGACTTGTCAATATTACCAGAG TTTCACGCAATCACCAGTGGTCTAAAAGCATTCTCCACTGCAACATCCATGCGTCACATTGAAACTTGTCGCCTTGCTTGTGGAGGACATGGATATTTATTGTGCAGTGCTCTCCCTGATTTGTACAAGATAATCAATGCTGCTTGCACCTATGAAGGTGACAATGATGTGCTGTATCTTCAGGTGGCTAG GTATCTCATGAAGGTTGCTTCAAAAGTACAAAAAGGTGAAACACTGTCTCCTTCACTTTCATTCTTCTCTCAAACACCAAAGCAGTGTGCAGTAACAAATGCCAACCAGTTTCTGGATCCCCAGGTCCAAGCAAAAATCTATGAGGATAGGACTGCAAG TGAGGTGAGGACTGTAGcagaaaaactagaaaaaaaagtaatttcagGAATGGATCTTTCAGATGCTCAGAATGAACTTTCCGTGGACTTAGTTCATTGTGCAAAG cATTACAGTCATTGTGTACTGGTTCTATTTTTGCTCAAGTCAATGGAGAAACTTTCTGGAATCATCAGTCCACACTTGCAGCAGGTGCTCAAATCTCTGTCTGATCTCTTTGTCCTGTTTGGTATTGCTGAAAATTCAGGAAGTTTTATGGAG GCTGGAATTTTAGATGGTCATCACGTTCAAGCCATACGTCAGCAAATATTTACCTTGTTGGAGATACTACG ACCTGAAGCAGTTGCTCTAGTAGATGCCTTTGATTACTCAGACTATGTACTCAATTCTGCTCTTGGACGCTTTGATGGCAATGTATACGAAGACTTATTTAAAAGGGCCCAGGCTTCTACAATGAACCAACAACAG GTTCCATCAGCATATTACAAGTACCTCCATCCCTTGATGAACAGCCAGATATCCAAACTGTAA
- the LOC136922064 gene encoding uncharacterized protein isoform X3, whose translation MFGEIGCFMGFSITACVISGIMFICYGFAVSYFSEKLRMYNMFGNEFYYYSPYRAKVGAGFSSCQLILSIVEFFISLASSISCCSAICCGTSAVSSGSANQQVLYMQTGTQQIYSGGQSGVVIIQPTGAVGTAWPPDFTNAGQQTVFIPQQPPGYWAVPHTISLSHAGTTMPTQSQVQQPLKEQEMPPPYNFTETGNVSSSATADGAQGAHAGTVQV comes from the exons ATGTTTGGTGAG ATTGGGTGCTTCATGGGTTTTTCCATCACAGCTTGTGTGATCTCTGGCATCATGTTCATCTGTTATGGCTTTGCTGTCTCTtatttttctgaaaaacttcGCATGTACAATATGTTTGGAAATGAGTTCTATTATTATTCACCCTACCGAGCTAAAGTTGGTGCTGGTTTTTCATCTTGCCAGTTAATTTTGTCCATCGTGGAGTTTTTCATTTCTCTTGCATCATCCATCAGCTGCTGCAGTGCTATTTGTTGTGGTACTTCTGCCGTTAGTTCT GGTTCAGCTAACCAGCAAGTTCTGTATATGCAAACAGGCACTCAACAAATTTATTCAGGGGGTCAGTCTGGTGTCGTGATCATTCAACCAACAGGTGCTGTGGGAACTGCATGGCCCCCTGACTTCACAAATGCAGGACAGCAAACTGTGTTCATTCCTCAGCAG CCTCCAGGGTATTGGGCTGTTCCACATACAATATCTTTGTCACATGCTGGAACTACTATGCCAACCCAATCTCAAGTTCAG caGCCATTAAAGGAACAGGAAATGCCACCGCCGTATAATTTCACGGAGACAGGAAATGTTTCCTCTTCAGCAACAGCTGATGGAGCTCAGGGTGCACATGCTGGCACAGTACAAGTATGA
- the LOC136922064 gene encoding membrane-spanning 4-domains subfamily A member 8-like isoform X1 has translation MAQCRASSLRVLALTQMVIGALVIIFGILCIITVRHWTSYVGFGIWTGIWVVITGILGFLGAKHDNSPNKCLIGCFMGFSITACVISGIMFICYGFAVSYFSEKLRMYNMFGNEFYYYSPYRAKVGAGFSSCQLILSIVEFFISLASSISCCSAICCGTSAVSSGSANQQVLYMQTGTQQIYSGGQSGVVIIQPTGAVGTAWPPDFTNAGQQTVFIPQQPPGYWAVPHTISLSHAGTTMPTQSQVQQPLKEQEMPPPYNFTETGNVSSSATADGAQGAHAGTVQV, from the exons ATGGCACAGTGTAGGGCATCTTCGTTGCGCGTTTTGGCCCTAACACAGATGGTGATCGGCGCGTTGGTGATTATTTTTGGCATTCTTTGTATAATAACAGTACGTCACTGGACTTCATACGTTGGTTTTGGTATCTGGACCGGAATTTGG GTGGTCATTACTGGAATTTTAGGGTTTTTGGGGGCAAAGCATGACAACAGCCCAAACAAATGTTTG ATTGGGTGCTTCATGGGTTTTTCCATCACAGCTTGTGTGATCTCTGGCATCATGTTCATCTGTTATGGCTTTGCTGTCTCTtatttttctgaaaaacttcGCATGTACAATATGTTTGGAAATGAGTTCTATTATTATTCACCCTACCGAGCTAAAGTTGGTGCTGGTTTTTCATCTTGCCAGTTAATTTTGTCCATCGTGGAGTTTTTCATTTCTCTTGCATCATCCATCAGCTGCTGCAGTGCTATTTGTTGTGGTACTTCTGCCGTTAGTTCT GGTTCAGCTAACCAGCAAGTTCTGTATATGCAAACAGGCACTCAACAAATTTATTCAGGGGGTCAGTCTGGTGTCGTGATCATTCAACCAACAGGTGCTGTGGGAACTGCATGGCCCCCTGACTTCACAAATGCAGGACAGCAAACTGTGTTCATTCCTCAGCAG CCTCCAGGGTATTGGGCTGTTCCACATACAATATCTTTGTCACATGCTGGAACTACTATGCCAACCCAATCTCAAGTTCAG caGCCATTAAAGGAACAGGAAATGCCACCGCCGTATAATTTCACGGAGACAGGAAATGTTTCCTCTTCAGCAACAGCTGATGGAGCTCAGGGTGCACATGCTGGCACAGTACAAGTATGA